One part of the Natronorubrum sediminis genome encodes these proteins:
- a CDS encoding Mov34/MPN/PAD-1 family protein, with product MGLFDALFRSSEILGIAEETLEFALESSEATHPHEYMGFLRGTDAQELGLEQDGLVITDVLVVPGTESNSVSATVRTSQIPNDVKALGSVHSHPNGVISPSAADLETFGRGSVHIIIGAPYRRSDWQAFDSEGHSTRLNVIDVELPDTDDFFDFTQADIDDDLRR from the coding sequence ATGGGGCTGTTCGACGCGCTGTTTCGCTCGAGCGAAATTCTCGGCATCGCCGAGGAGACCCTCGAGTTCGCACTCGAATCCTCGGAGGCGACGCACCCACACGAGTACATGGGGTTCCTCCGGGGTACCGATGCCCAGGAGCTGGGCCTCGAGCAGGATGGACTCGTCATTACCGACGTGCTCGTCGTTCCGGGAACCGAGTCCAACAGCGTGAGCGCGACGGTTCGAACGAGCCAGATTCCAAACGACGTGAAGGCACTCGGCAGCGTTCACTCCCATCCAAACGGCGTGATCTCGCCGAGTGCGGCGGACCTCGAGACGTTCGGCCGGGGGAGCGTCCACATCATCATCGGCGCACCCTATCGTCGCTCGGATTGGCAGGCGTTCGATTCGGAGGGGCACTCGACCCGGCTGAACGTGATCGACGTGGAACTACCCGACACCGATGATTTCTTCGACTTTACACAGGCGGATATCGACGACGACCTTCGACGATAG
- a CDS encoding DHH family phosphoesterase, with protein MTRESAGEPGTDDGDSVVYELAPECTIEDVEEDQQYLAEINGIVDYGIFVDLSESVSGLVHESVLEGTYGVGDELVVTLESVRDNGDVAFEPVDIDDYTLEQVDHDYSLTATDRLEATIGEQVHIEGEIVQVKQTGGPTIFHVADEAGVVPCAAFEEAGVRAYPSIEVGDIVRITGTPEHHENSVQVEAEGLSKLEGEDAEEARERLEDALEARAEPHDVEPLIDWEAFEKLRPNLKEVAQLLRRTVLQGRPIRVRHHADGDGMCAAVPVQIALERFISEVHEDENAPRHLIKRLPAKAPFYEMEDATRDLNFALEDREKHGQQLPLLLMLDNGSTAEDVPAYETLAHYDIPIAVVDHHHPDPDAVGDLLDAHVNPYLHDEDYRITTGMCCVELARMIYPDITDELRHVPAVAGLSDRSKADAMEDYLALANEEGYDEQRLQDLSEALDYAAFWLRYNSGDQLIQDLLQIDSDDEERHRELVSFLAERSRADVDEQLDAAMSHLEHEDLNNGAHLYRIDVENYAHRFTYPAPGKTTGEIHDRKIEETGDPVITVGYGPDFAVLRSDGVRLDIPNMVSELEDEIPGGGVSGGGHLVVGSIKFVKGKREEVIDALVDKMEDAEIDEALSSAAPIDD; from the coding sequence ATGACACGTGAGTCCGCCGGGGAACCCGGCACAGATGACGGGGATTCCGTCGTCTACGAGCTTGCCCCCGAGTGTACGATCGAGGACGTCGAAGAGGATCAACAGTATCTCGCCGAAATTAACGGTATCGTCGACTACGGTATCTTCGTCGATCTCTCCGAATCCGTCTCCGGTCTCGTCCACGAATCCGTACTCGAGGGTACCTACGGCGTCGGCGACGAACTCGTCGTCACGCTCGAGAGCGTCCGCGACAACGGCGACGTGGCCTTCGAACCCGTCGACATCGACGACTACACGCTCGAGCAGGTCGATCACGACTACTCTCTGACCGCCACCGACCGACTCGAAGCGACCATCGGCGAGCAGGTGCACATCGAAGGCGAAATCGTTCAGGTCAAACAGACCGGCGGCCCGACTATCTTCCACGTCGCCGACGAAGCCGGCGTCGTCCCCTGTGCGGCCTTCGAGGAAGCCGGCGTGCGAGCGTATCCGTCCATCGAGGTCGGCGACATCGTCCGTATCACCGGCACGCCCGAACACCACGAGAACTCCGTGCAGGTCGAAGCCGAGGGCCTCTCGAAACTCGAGGGCGAGGACGCTGAGGAGGCTCGCGAGCGACTCGAGGACGCACTCGAAGCGCGCGCCGAACCTCACGACGTCGAACCGCTGATCGACTGGGAGGCGTTCGAGAAGCTCCGACCGAACCTCAAGGAAGTCGCTCAGCTCCTCCGGCGCACCGTCTTGCAGGGACGCCCGATTCGCGTTCGACACCACGCCGACGGAGACGGCATGTGTGCCGCCGTCCCGGTTCAAATCGCCCTCGAGCGGTTCATCAGCGAGGTTCACGAGGACGAGAACGCGCCGCGTCACCTCATCAAACGCCTGCCCGCGAAGGCACCGTTCTACGAGATGGAAGACGCGACGCGAGACCTCAACTTCGCGCTCGAGGATCGCGAGAAGCACGGTCAGCAGCTTCCGCTTCTCTTGATGCTGGACAACGGCTCGACGGCCGAAGACGTCCCAGCCTACGAGACGCTGGCGCACTACGACATTCCGATCGCCGTCGTCGACCACCACCACCCCGACCCCGACGCGGTCGGCGACCTCCTCGACGCCCACGTCAACCCGTACCTCCACGACGAGGACTACCGGATCACGACGGGGATGTGCTGTGTCGAACTCGCCCGAATGATCTACCCGGACATCACGGACGAACTTCGCCACGTCCCCGCCGTCGCCGGCCTCTCGGATCGCTCGAAGGCCGACGCGATGGAGGACTACCTCGCACTCGCAAACGAGGAGGGCTACGACGAGCAGCGCCTTCAGGATCTGAGCGAAGCGCTCGACTACGCCGCGTTCTGGCTGCGATACAACTCCGGTGATCAGTTGATCCAGGACCTCCTCCAGATCGACAGCGACGACGAAGAGCGCCACCGCGAACTCGTCTCCTTCCTCGCGGAACGCTCTCGCGCGGACGTCGACGAGCAACTCGATGCCGCGATGTCTCATCTCGAGCACGAAGACCTGAACAACGGCGCACACCTCTATCGGATTGACGTCGAGAACTACGCCCACCGGTTCACCTACCCTGCACCAGGCAAGACTACTGGCGAGATTCACGACCGCAAAATCGAGGAAACCGGCGACCCCGTAATCACGGTCGGCTACGGCCCCGACTTCGCCGTCCTTCGCTCCGACGGCGTTCGACTGGACATCCCGAACATGGTCTCGGAACTCGAGGACGAGATTCCCGGCGGCGGCGTCTCCGGCGGCGGCCACCTCGTCGTCGGTTCGATCAAGTTCGTCAAAGGCAAACGCGAGGAAGTGATCGACGCCCTCGTCGACAAGATGGAAGACGCCGAAATCGACGAAGCGCTCTCGAGTGCAGCGCCGATCGACGACTGA
- a CDS encoding DNA-methyltransferase: METTHRVFVGDSRALESVDDESVELVVTSPPYPMIEMWDDLFTSLDPAVGEALEAGDGRAAFEAMHAQLDAVWDELERVLVDGGMVCLNVGDATRSLEESFRVYPNHARVLEAFEARGFDPLPDVLWRKPANSAAKFMGSGMIPPNAYVTLEHEYVLIFRKGGESREFEPGADQRYEAAYFWEERNQWFSDVWTDVQGELQSLADGSGDDLRERSAAYPLEIPYRLICMYSAYGDTVLDPFWGTGTTSLAAMCAGRDSLGSELEDAFLEVFTDRIDDVSTLSHAVARARLERHREFVTRRREDGETFEYEATHYETPVVTKMERDIRFHEVAAVDSISQNLDDEYGYRVEHAPLSE, translated from the coding sequence ATGGAGACGACCCACCGTGTTTTCGTCGGTGACTCTCGAGCCCTCGAGTCCGTCGACGACGAATCAGTCGAACTCGTCGTCACGTCGCCACCGTATCCGATGATCGAGATGTGGGACGACCTCTTTACGAGTCTCGACCCGGCGGTCGGAGAGGCGCTCGAGGCCGGTGACGGCCGGGCGGCGTTCGAGGCGATGCACGCCCAACTCGACGCCGTCTGGGACGAACTCGAGCGCGTGCTCGTCGACGGCGGAATGGTCTGTCTCAACGTCGGTGACGCGACTCGCTCGCTCGAGGAGAGCTTTCGCGTCTACCCGAATCACGCGCGCGTCCTCGAGGCCTTCGAAGCGCGCGGGTTCGATCCGTTGCCGGACGTGCTCTGGCGCAAACCGGCCAACAGCGCGGCCAAGTTCATGGGCAGCGGGATGATCCCGCCAAACGCCTACGTGACCCTCGAGCACGAGTACGTGCTGATCTTTCGGAAGGGCGGGGAGAGCCGGGAGTTCGAACCCGGTGCGGACCAGCGCTACGAGGCGGCGTACTTCTGGGAGGAGCGAAATCAGTGGTTCTCCGACGTCTGGACGGACGTCCAAGGCGAACTCCAATCGCTCGCCGACGGGAGTGGCGACGACCTCCGCGAGCGATCCGCGGCCTACCCCCTCGAGATTCCCTACCGGCTGATCTGTATGTACTCGGCGTACGGCGACACCGTTCTCGACCCCTTCTGGGGAACCGGAACGACGTCGCTCGCCGCGATGTGTGCGGGTCGGGACTCGCTTGGCTCCGAACTCGAGGACGCGTTTCTCGAGGTGTTCACCGACCGCATCGACGACGTCTCGACGCTCTCACACGCCGTTGCTCGAGCGAGACTCGAGCGACATCGCGAGTTCGTCACGCGTCGCCGCGAGGACGGCGAGACGTTCGAGTACGAGGCGACCCACTACGAGACGCCGGTCGTTACGAAGATGGAACGAGACATTCGATTCCACGAAGTCGCCGCAGTCGACTCGATCTCCCAAAATTTGGATGATGAGTACGGCTACCGGGTCGAACACGCACCGCTCTCCGAGTAA
- a CDS encoding adenylyltransferase/cytidyltransferase family protein produces MTKTVIAQGTFDIVHPGHVHYLEEAAAMGDELYVIVARKANVDHKETPICPATQRRDVVNALEAVDEAILGHEEDIFVPIEEIDPDVIALGHDQHHDDAQIEAELERRGLECTVERASGRESVADDEILSTRLIIERILEQRS; encoded by the coding sequence ATGACGAAAACGGTCATCGCACAGGGAACGTTCGATATCGTCCACCCCGGCCACGTTCACTATCTGGAGGAGGCCGCGGCGATGGGCGACGAACTGTACGTGATCGTCGCTCGAAAGGCGAACGTCGACCACAAGGAGACACCGATCTGTCCGGCTACCCAACGCCGGGACGTCGTCAACGCCCTCGAGGCAGTCGACGAGGCGATTCTCGGCCACGAGGAGGATATCTTCGTGCCGATCGAGGAGATCGACCCCGACGTAATCGCGCTGGGCCACGACCAACACCACGACGACGCACAGATCGAAGCCGAACTCGAGCGTCGCGGACTCGAATGTACCGTCGAACGCGCGAGTGGCCGCGAATCGGTCGCAGACGACGAAATCCTCTCGACGCGGCTGATCATCGAACGGATTCTCGAGCAGCGTTCGTAA
- a CDS encoding NADPH-dependent FMN reductase: protein MTNVHVVAVCGSLRDDSATRLGLECVLEAARAGRATTELIDLREYELPIFDADQDREDAGDADVLASQLRDADAIILGSPMYHGSYSSPLKTALDYCGFDEFRDTTVGLLAVSGGAFPVTALEHMRSVCRALNAWVIPHEAAVANSHSAFEDGEFVDEDLEERVATLGRRAVQYATIEPDPDSFQSDQNIGAEGK from the coding sequence ATGACGAACGTTCACGTCGTTGCCGTCTGCGGAAGTCTTCGTGACGACAGCGCGACGCGTCTCGGCCTCGAGTGCGTCCTCGAGGCCGCCCGAGCGGGAAGGGCGACGACCGAACTGATCGATCTCCGCGAGTACGAACTGCCGATTTTCGATGCGGATCAGGATCGAGAAGACGCGGGCGATGCCGACGTGCTCGCGAGCCAACTGCGAGACGCCGACGCGATTATCCTCGGCTCGCCGATGTACCACGGTTCGTACTCCTCGCCGCTGAAGACGGCGCTCGATTACTGCGGATTCGACGAGTTCAGAGACACCACAGTCGGGTTGCTCGCCGTCTCCGGCGGGGCGTTTCCCGTCACGGCACTCGAGCACATGCGATCCGTGTGTCGAGCGCTCAACGCGTGGGTGATCCCCCACGAGGCAGCGGTCGCGAACTCACACAGCGCGTTCGAAGACGGCGAGTTCGTCGACGAGGACCTCGAGGAGCGAGTTGCGACCCTGGGTCGGCGTGCCGTCCAGTACGCGACGATCGAACCGGATCCGGATTCGTTCCAGAGCGATCAGAACATCGGTGCGGAAGGGAAGTAA
- a CDS encoding cupin domain-containing protein — protein MIDDEYTAALPALDPDDGELETAELVVSDDVLVKAFALGPGAELEAHEHASSTNVFHVLEGTVTVLRDGESESIDAPGVVLHERGAIHGARNDTDETVTFTASLCPLPS, from the coding sequence ATGATCGACGACGAATACACGGCAGCACTCCCAGCACTGGATCCCGACGATGGCGAACTCGAAACCGCAGAACTCGTCGTTAGCGACGACGTACTCGTCAAGGCGTTCGCTCTCGGGCCGGGTGCCGAACTCGAGGCACACGAACACGCGAGCAGTACGAACGTCTTTCACGTTCTCGAGGGGACGGTGACGGTGCTGCGCGATGGCGAGAGCGAGTCGATCGACGCCCCCGGCGTCGTCCTTCACGAACGCGGCGCGATCCACGGAGCCCGAAACGACACCGACGAGACGGTCACCTTCACCGCGAGCCTCTGTCCGCTTCCATCATAA
- a CDS encoding NADP-dependent malic enzyme: MSLDEDSLDYHREDLPGKIEIRTTKSTTTQRDLSLAYSPGVAAPCREIADRADDAYQYTAKGNLVGVVSNGSAVLGLGDIGAQASKPVMEGKGVLFKRFADIDVFDIELEHDDADAFVESVAAMGATFGGINLEDIAAPECFRIEERLRERMDIPVFHDDQHGTAIICGAALLNAADIAGKDLEDLSVTFSGAGAAALATARFFVSLGIEKENITMVDIDGVLTAERAESGDLDPYSREFARDVRDDGLEGALEGADVFVGLSVGGIVSEAMIQSMASDPIVFAMANPDPEIDYETAKNARNDDVIMATGRSDYPNQVNNVLGFPFIFRGALDVRAAEINEAMKVAAAKAIADLAKADVPDAVRKAYGDQPLQFGPEYIIPKPLDPRVLFEVAPAVARAAMDSGAARTDIDPEEYVEGLEARLGKSREMMRTVFNKAKSDPKRIALAEGGNERIIRAAAQIADREIADPVLIGDATEIETTISVLGLEFEPDVVDPDTSEPEDYVESLYERRQRKGVTRTEATERIRDSNYFASVMVDQGDADAMLTGLTNHYPSALRPPLQVIGTAPETDYAAGVYMLTFKNRVVFLADTTVNQDPDEEVLAEITRHTADLARRFNVEPRAALLSYSDFGSVDNEGTRKPRRAARRLRDDPAVDFPVDGEMQADTAVVEDFLTGSYEFSDLEEPANVLVLPNLEAGNICYKLLQRLGGAEAIGPMLVGMDRPVHVLQRDDDVSDIVNLAAVATVDAQDD, encoded by the coding sequence ATGTCACTAGACGAAGATTCACTCGACTATCATCGTGAGGACCTGCCTGGGAAGATCGAGATCCGGACGACGAAATCGACGACCACCCAGCGCGATCTCTCGCTCGCGTACTCACCCGGCGTCGCCGCGCCGTGTCGGGAGATCGCCGACCGAGCGGACGATGCCTACCAGTACACGGCCAAAGGCAATCTCGTCGGCGTCGTCTCGAATGGCTCCGCCGTGCTCGGACTGGGCGATATCGGCGCGCAGGCCTCCAAACCGGTCATGGAGGGGAAAGGCGTCCTCTTCAAACGCTTCGCCGACATCGACGTTTTCGACATCGAACTCGAGCACGACGACGCCGACGCGTTCGTCGAATCGGTCGCAGCCATGGGCGCGACCTTCGGCGGGATCAACCTCGAGGACATCGCCGCCCCCGAGTGCTTTCGAATCGAAGAGCGCCTGCGCGAGCGAATGGACATTCCCGTCTTCCACGACGACCAACACGGCACCGCGATCATCTGCGGGGCAGCACTGTTAAACGCCGCCGACATCGCCGGCAAAGACCTCGAGGACCTCTCCGTGACGTTCTCCGGGGCGGGTGCAGCAGCCCTCGCGACCGCGCGATTCTTCGTCTCGCTCGGGATCGAGAAAGAGAACATCACGATGGTCGATATCGACGGCGTTCTGACGGCCGAACGGGCAGAATCCGGCGATCTCGACCCCTACAGCCGCGAGTTCGCCCGCGACGTCCGCGACGACGGCCTCGAGGGCGCACTCGAGGGTGCGGACGTGTTCGTCGGCCTCTCGGTCGGCGGCATCGTCAGCGAGGCGATGATCCAATCGATGGCGTCCGATCCGATCGTCTTCGCGATGGCCAACCCCGACCCCGAAATCGACTACGAGACGGCCAAGAACGCCCGAAACGACGATGTCATCATGGCGACGGGGCGCTCTGACTACCCGAATCAAGTCAACAACGTGCTCGGCTTCCCCTTCATCTTCAGAGGTGCGCTCGACGTGCGTGCGGCCGAGATCAACGAGGCGATGAAAGTCGCGGCCGCGAAAGCCATCGCCGACCTCGCGAAAGCCGACGTGCCAGACGCCGTGCGCAAGGCCTACGGCGACCAACCTCTGCAGTTTGGCCCCGAGTACATCATCCCGAAACCCCTCGATCCGCGGGTCCTCTTCGAGGTCGCGCCCGCCGTCGCTCGCGCCGCGATGGACTCCGGTGCCGCCCGAACCGACATCGACCCTGAGGAGTACGTCGAGGGACTCGAGGCCCGACTCGGCAAATCGCGCGAGATGATGCGAACCGTGTTCAACAAAGCGAAGAGCGACCCGAAACGGATCGCACTAGCGGAGGGTGGCAACGAGCGAATCATCCGGGCGGCGGCACAGATCGCCGATCGTGAGATCGCTGACCCCGTGTTGATCGGCGACGCGACCGAGATCGAGACGACGATTTCGGTCCTCGGCCTCGAGTTCGAGCCTGACGTCGTCGACCCCGACACGAGCGAACCCGAGGACTACGTGGAATCGCTCTACGAACGTCGCCAGCGAAAGGGCGTGACGAGAACCGAAGCGACGGAGCGGATTCGCGATAGCAACTACTTCGCGTCGGTGATGGTCGATCAGGGCGACGCGGACGCCATGCTGACGGGATTGACGAATCACTATCCCTCCGCGCTGCGGCCGCCGCTGCAGGTGATCGGGACCGCCCCCGAGACCGACTACGCCGCTGGCGTCTACATGCTCACGTTCAAGAATCGCGTCGTCTTCCTCGCGGACACGACGGTCAATCAGGATCCGGACGAGGAAGTCCTGGCCGAGATCACCCGTCACACGGCCGACCTCGCTCGCCGGTTCAACGTCGAGCCACGGGCGGCCCTGCTCTCGTATTCCGACTTCGGCAGCGTCGACAACGAGGGAACGCGAAAACCCCGCCGTGCTGCGCGGCGACTCCGGGACGATCCTGCAGTCGACTTCCCCGTCGACGGCGAGATGCAAGCCGACACCGCCGTCGTCGAAGACTTCCTCACCGGCAGCTACGAGTTCAGCGACCTCGAGGAGCCCGCAAACGTGTTAGTCCTGCCGAACCTCGAGGCCGGGAACATCTGCTACAAACTCCTTCAGCGACTGGGCGGTGCGGAAGCGATCGGCCCGATGCTCGTCGGCATGGATCGGCCGGTTCACGTCCTCCAGCGAGACGACGACGTGAGCGACATCGTCAATCTGGCTGCAGTTGCGACCGTTGACGCACAGGACGATTGA
- a CDS encoding gamma-glutamyltransferase family protein, whose product MTEDFDLDRFDSRRSTVYGNRGMVATSQPLAAQAGVSILQDGGNAFDAAVATAAALNVVEPTSTGLGGDVFALYRTADGEVGAMRSCGGAPADATIENVRGALEDTDSETLEGYYPESRGYAVDSASDADELGMPFLGPHAVTVPGTARGWEATVQELGRLTLGDALEPAIEYATEGYPVSPVISYYWEGAKDLFTDENAREAYLFDGDTPDAGETVTLPQLGESMRTIAEDGADAFYEGEIADAIVEEIQSAGGFLTHDDLASFEPEFVDPVSTTYNGAEVWELPPNNQGLVALEALNIAEEIGAGEHPYDSPERVHAFAEAMKLAFVDGHHYITDPEFEEIPPLASKSYARERAQGIGETPIQDPEVGVPNANAEDADTVLLTVGDEEGNLVSYINSRFAGFGSGLVAGETGIALQNRGASFSLDSSHPNSLEPGKRPFHTLVPAIARFDTDDWAAFGVMGGYMQPQGHVQVISNIVDYGMTPQAALDAPRWRYRESGSLGVEDRLSQLPKLARMGHDVDVLPPVMFGGAQLVRYRDGTLAGATEPRKDGNPIGY is encoded by the coding sequence ATGACCGAGGATTTCGACCTGGATCGGTTCGACTCGAGACGATCGACCGTCTACGGAAACCGCGGGATGGTCGCGACGAGTCAACCCCTCGCCGCACAGGCGGGCGTTTCGATTCTACAGGACGGCGGCAACGCATTCGACGCAGCCGTCGCCACGGCTGCTGCGCTCAACGTCGTCGAACCCACGTCGACCGGACTGGGCGGCGACGTCTTCGCACTGTATCGCACGGCCGACGGCGAGGTCGGCGCGATGCGCTCGTGTGGGGGCGCACCCGCCGACGCCACCATCGAGAACGTCCGCGGCGCACTCGAGGACACCGACAGTGAAACGCTCGAGGGGTACTACCCGGAATCTCGGGGCTACGCGGTCGACAGCGCCTCGGACGCCGACGAGTTGGGCATGCCGTTTCTCGGCCCGCACGCGGTGACGGTGCCGGGGACGGCTCGCGGCTGGGAAGCGACGGTACAGGAACTGGGCCGACTCACGCTCGGAGATGCCCTCGAGCCAGCGATCGAGTACGCGACCGAGGGCTATCCCGTCTCGCCGGTGATTTCTTACTACTGGGAGGGCGCGAAAGACCTCTTCACCGACGAGAACGCTCGAGAGGCCTACCTCTTCGACGGGGACACTCCTGACGCGGGGGAGACGGTCACGCTCCCACAACTCGGAGAATCGATGCGAACGATCGCCGAAGACGGAGCCGACGCGTTCTACGAGGGCGAGATTGCCGACGCAATCGTCGAGGAGATCCAATCGGCGGGCGGATTCTTGACGCACGACGATCTGGCGTCGTTCGAACCCGAGTTCGTCGACCCGGTCAGCACGACGTATAACGGCGCGGAGGTCTGGGAACTCCCGCCGAACAATCAGGGACTCGTCGCACTCGAGGCGCTGAACATCGCCGAAGAGATCGGCGCTGGCGAGCACCCCTACGACTCGCCCGAACGCGTCCACGCCTTCGCCGAAGCGATGAAACTCGCGTTCGTCGACGGCCACCACTACATCACCGACCCCGAGTTCGAGGAGATTCCGCCCCTCGCCTCGAAATCCTACGCTCGAGAACGCGCTCAGGGAATCGGCGAGACGCCGATTCAAGATCCCGAAGTCGGCGTACCAAACGCCAACGCCGAGGACGCCGACACCGTCTTGTTGACCGTCGGTGACGAGGAGGGGAATCTCGTCTCCTACATCAACTCGCGCTTCGCCGGCTTCGGCAGCGGCCTCGTCGCGGGTGAGACGGGAATCGCCCTGCAAAATCGCGGCGCGTCGTTCTCGCTCGACTCGAGTCATCCCAACAGCCTCGAACCGGGCAAGCGGCCGTTTCACACACTCGTCCCGGCCATCGCGAGGTTCGATACGGATGATTGGGCCGCATTCGGCGTCATGGGTGGGTACATGCAACCACAGGGGCACGTACAGGTGATCTCGAACATCGTCGACTACGGGATGACCCCGCAGGCAGCACTCGACGCGCCGCGCTGGCGATACCGAGAGAGCGGTTCGCTCGGCGTCGAGGACAGACTCTCGCAACTCCCGAAACTCGCGCGGATGGGTCACGACGTCGACGTCCTCCCGCCCGTTATGTTCGGTGGAGCACAACTCGTCC
- a CDS encoding HhH-GPD family protein — translation MTERDDAVSLGEAHDLEAVRDALVEWYEADHRDFPWRQTDDPYAILVSEVMSQQTQLGRVVEAWEEFLERWPTTAALAATDRADVVGFWTDHSLGYNNRAKYLHESAQQVESEYDGSFPESPEELQELMGVGPYTANAVASFAFNNGDAVVDTNVKRVCYRSFSVPDDDAAFETAANDLMPDGRSRVWNNAIMELGGVACTQTPRCDEVGCPWREWCDAYASGDFTAPDVPTQPSFEGSRRQFRGRVIGTLREYDELEVDPLGHRIRVDYAPDGEYGREWLTGLLSDLEDDGLVTLERGGSPAETVARLQR, via the coding sequence ATGACCGAGCGCGACGACGCCGTCAGTCTCGGCGAGGCCCACGACCTCGAGGCCGTCCGAGACGCCCTCGTCGAGTGGTACGAAGCCGACCACCGCGACTTTCCGTGGCGGCAGACGGACGACCCATACGCCATCCTCGTGAGTGAGGTGATGAGCCAGCAGACCCAACTGGGCCGCGTCGTCGAGGCCTGGGAGGAGTTCCTCGAGCGCTGGCCGACGACGGCCGCCCTCGCCGCGACGGATCGCGCGGACGTCGTAGGCTTCTGGACGGACCACAGTCTGGGCTACAACAACCGAGCGAAGTATCTCCACGAATCGGCCCAGCAGGTCGAATCGGAGTACGACGGCTCGTTTCCGGAGTCGCCCGAGGAGCTACAGGAGTTGATGGGCGTCGGTCCCTATACCGCGAACGCCGTCGCGAGTTTCGCGTTCAACAACGGCGATGCGGTCGTCGATACGAACGTCAAACGCGTCTGCTATCGCTCCTTCTCCGTTCCCGACGACGACGCGGCGTTCGAGACGGCTGCGAACGACCTCATGCCCGACGGCCGTTCCCGGGTCTGGAACAACGCGATCATGGAACTGGGCGGCGTCGCCTGCACCCAGACGCCTCGCTGTGACGAGGTTGGCTGTCCGTGGCGCGAGTGGTGTGACGCCTACGCGAGCGGGGACTTTACGGCCCCCGACGTGCCAACCCAGCCCAGTTTCGAGGGCAGTCGCAGACAGTTTCGCGGCCGGGTAATCGGGACGCTACGTGAGTACGACGAACTCGAGGTCGACCCCCTCGGCCACCGAATTCGCGTCGATTACGCCCCCGACGGCGAGTACGGCCGCGAGTGGCTCACGGGACTCCTCTCCGACCTCGAGGACGACGGACTGGTAACCCTCGAGCGAGGGGGATCTCCGGCGGAGACGGTTGCACGGTTGCAGCGGTGA